The Methylococcus sp. Mc7 genomic sequence CTCTCCCGGCCAGGGCTTGATTCACGATCGCGAATCCCTTGTCGACGATCTCCCGGCCGCGCGCCCGGACGGCCTCATGATCGGCTGCGCTGGGTGTGAAGCTCTCGGTGGTGAATATCCGGGCGAAGCCGTGTCCGTGCAGGGTGCCGACCACATAGGCCAGCATTTCGATCACTCTGGCCGCACCGTCGGGGTCTTCCGGCAGGAGCTTGGCTCTGGGGTAGGCCAGGGCCAGCCAGAAGGCGATGGCCTGGAATTCGGTCAGCGCGGTGCCGTCGTCGCGCACCAGCGTCGGTATGGTGGACTTGGGATTGATCGCGAGGTACTCCGGCTTGCGGTGCTCGCCCGCCGGCAGGTTCACGATGTAGGCCTCGAAGGGGATGTCCAGTTCTTCCAGCAGGATGTGGATGCCGGTCGAGCAGGAGCCGGGGGTCATGTAGAGTTTCATCGGTTGCGCTTCGCGAAGTCGGATTCTCGAAAGCCTACCGAGCTCCGGGCGTCGGGCAAGCTCCCATGGGGGAAACGGCCTGTTCGCCGATCCGCCGCCATTCCCCGGCTCCGCCCGTACGCTTGTAATGCCGCTGCGGCAGCCTCATATCGGCCCAAGGCATGAGAAGCGCGTCAACATGGCGTAAAATCGCACCTTCCCCCGTTGCCGATGATTAGAAGAATATTGAGAACCACACGATTGCATAGCCGATGCGTGGCCGGCGCCGTGCTCCTGGCGGCGCTGGGCGCGCCGGCCCTCCTCCGGGCGGAGGGCGAGTGGCAACCGACGACGCTGTCCGAGGCGACCCTGGTCAAGGTGCACGAGGCGGCCAAGGCGTACCAGGATTGCCTGAACGAAGAATTCCGCGATCACGTCGGCGAAGCCGTCGATTCCCGTCTTCAGACCGACCGGATTCTGCGTACTTGCGAAAACCGGCTGACCCCGATGAAAGCCGCGTTCGATGCCGAGAAAGTGCCCGATTCGATCAGCGAGCGCTACATGCGTTCGCACCGCACGCGCGGCGCCCGGGACCTCGTCCGGCTGCTGATGTCGGCCCAGGCCGCACGTGCGGCGGATGCCGAGTCCGAATCGAATCCGCCGGCGACGGCCGATCCACCCTCCCTCAATCCTCACCCCCCAGAAGGGAAAGCCATGGAAATTGATCTGAATCTGATTCCCGCGAAGCTGGACGCGGTGCATGCCGGCCTGGCCGCCATAGTGGTGGCCTTGCTGCTGGTGCAAATCATCCTGCTGTCGGTGGCGGTGATCGCCCTGTTGCGGCGCAAGCCCGAGCCCGCCGTGACGGTTCAGGCTGCGCCG encodes the following:
- a CDS encoding DUF2760 domain-containing protein, with the protein product MHSRCVAGAVLLAALGAPALLRAEGEWQPTTLSEATLVKVHEAAKAYQDCLNEEFRDHVGEAVDSRLQTDRILRTCENRLTPMKAAFDAEKVPDSISERYMRSHRTRGARDLVRLLMSAQAARAADAESESNPPATADPPSLNPHPPEGKAMEIDLNLIPAKLDAVHAGLAAIVVALLLVQIILLSVAVIALLRRKPEPAVTVQAAPAAVAPAPEPVKAPEPVVKKETVVLKEATPDAALQLLALLQKEARFVDFVQENVAQYSDAEIGAAARVVHEGCRKVIGQSFDLAPVRTETEGSRLTLPKGFDAASVRLAGNIVGEPPFTGTLVHRGWKVENVRLPKVAEGHDNRIIAQAEVEL
- a CDS encoding glutathione S-transferase family protein, whose product is MKLYMTPGSCSTGIHILLEELDIPFEAYIVNLPAGEHRKPEYLAINPKSTIPTLVRDDGTALTEFQAIAFWLALAYPRAKLLPEDPDGAARVIEMLAYVVGTLHGHGFARIFTTESFTPSAADHEAVRARGREIVDKGFAIVNQALAGREYVAGSFSIADAALFYVEFWADRLEFELPGHCLAHYRRMLQRPAVQRVLREEGYR